In the genome of Gadus morhua chromosome 12, gadMor3.0, whole genome shotgun sequence, one region contains:
- the psmb11b gene encoding proteasome subunit beta type-11b: MALEDLCGLQALGGSLRGSLGGFTPDLGPMGSPTEKRRGRYAGDVPLSSTASVLSFSVPVGRYLDRSPIDFGQTAPDSVPAPDASGWSAGGPGGPDSAPGAGPDSAPGAVPLPFPTAHGTTTLGFLFQGGVLAAADTRSSCSGLVACPASRKVVPLHRHLLALGSGTSADIALWRRILARELRLYQLRHGRRLTTGGAAKLLALMLHPFKGTELCVAATLCGWDGGGADGGEAPARAGPPGGGAGTSRGGARLYYVCSDGKRLRGELFSVGSGSPYAYSVLDEEVRWGLSVEQAARAGREAVYRASRRDAYSGNCVDVFLVTARGWSRRPREDLGEEYYREQEGLEEGLRRRREEEVRSHQTKT, encoded by the exons ATGGCTCTAGAAGACCTCTGTGGTCTGCAGGCCCTGGGGGGGTCTCTGAGGGGGTCTCTGGGGGGTTTCACTCCAGATTTGGGTCCCATGGGGTCTCCCACAGAGAAGAGAAGGGGCCGTTACGCCGGCGACGTGCCTCTGAGCAGCACCGCTAGTGTCTTAAGCTTCTCCGTTCCAGTGGGCCGGTATCTGGACCGCAGCCCCATCGACTTCGGACAGACGGCGCCCGACTCCGTCCCCGCGCCCGACGCGTCCGGGTGGTCCGCTGGCGGTCCGGGCGGGCCGGACTCCGCCCCCGGCGCCGGGCCGGACTCTGCCCCTGGCGCCgtgcccctccccttccccacgGCCCACGGGACCACCACGCTGGGCTTCCTGTTCCAGGGCGGCGTGCTGGCGGCGGCCGACACGCGGTCCAGCTGCTCCGGCCTGGTGGCGTGCCCCGCCTCCCGGAAGGTTGTGCCGCTGCACCGCCACCTGCTGGCCCTCGGCTCCGGCACCTCGGCTGACATCGCCCTGTGGCGCCGCATCCTGGCCCGCGAGCTGCGGCTGTACCAGCTGCGGCACGGCCGGAGGCTCACCACCGGGGGCGCCGCCAAGCTGCTGGCCCTCATGCTGCACCCCTTCAAGGGCACCGAGCTGTGCGTGGCCGCCACGCTCTGCGGGtgggacgggggcggggccgacggGG GGGAGGCCCCGGCGAGGGCGGGGCCCCCGGGCGGCGGGGCGGGGACCTcaaggggcggggccaggctgTACTACGTGTGCAGTGACGGGAAGCGCCTGCGGGGGGAGCTGTTCTCGGTGGGCTCCGGGTCGCCCTACGCCTACTCGGTCCTGGATGAGGAGGTGCGCTGGGGCCTCTCGGTGGAGCAGGCCGCGCGGGCCGGCCGCGAGGCCGTCTACAGGGCCTCGCGGCGGGACGCGTACTCAGGGAACTGCGTGGACGTGTTCCTGGTCACGGCCCGGGGCTGGAGCCGGCGGCCGCGGGAGGACCTGGGGGAGGAGTACTACCGGGAGcaggaggggctggaggagggcctgaggaggaggagggaggaggaggttcgTTCGCACCAAACAAAGACATGA